The Vigna angularis cultivar LongXiaoDou No.4 chromosome 9, ASM1680809v1, whole genome shotgun sequence DNA window AGTATGAAGATAAAGACTCTTCTTGGATTTCAAGAAAACAAGTTGGATGTAGTTGAGAATGGATATCAAGAGACAGGGAGAAATGAAGAACAAATTGTTGCATAGATTGTTACGTTGATGAAAACATGACTAAAGGACAAATCAACTTTGTAACGACTAAAGGACAAATCAACTTTGTACATATTGTATAGAGTTATGAATGAGTTTGACTTAGAAAATATAGCAAAAGTAACATCTTCAAGAGAAGCATGAGAGATTCTTGAGAGGACATATAAAAAAGTTCACTATGTTAAGCAAGTTCAACTTCAGACTTTCTTAAACGAGTTTGAAaacttaaagataaaataagagaacaAGTAACATAGTACATAACTTAGGTAGAGACAATGGCAAATCAACTTAATAGCAACGGAGAACCTGCCAGTCAGTTGAGTTGTTGAGAAGATTATGAGGTCATTAACAAGTGATTTCAAAAGCATAGTCTACTCCATCGAAGAATCTAAGGACTGGTCAACGTTTTCGTCTTGATTCTTTTATCACAGGGAGCCCCAACTTTGGGGCAGCATCGGGGGTCTCGCGCAAGCTGAAAAGGGTTTTCTCTTTCATGTTGCCGAGAGGGAGTCTTCCTTCCTCTTCTCTGTTCCAGTCCGTCTTGCTTCAAGTCATGCATCCAACCCAGCCTAGGGTTCTTCGTCTCGAGCGGACAACCAAGCTAGAGAGATCATCAATGGTGTGACGAAGGCGCGGCGGGGGTGCAACGCGATGAtcgttcttgttcttcttcttctctccgtTCTGGTTCGCAACGAGTAAGGAAGCTTCCTTCCTTCCCCTTTTTTCTGATTTCGATTGAGTTGTTTACTATTTGATTGATTCTCAACAGGAGTGGTGGTGTTTGATTGATTCTTTGCAGGTGATGGCGGTAGCGCGCCGTCCTCGGTTGGATTTGAACCGAATGgcgaaaacaaaaaaaaacacaaaaaaaggaaaaaatccCTCTACTTCCTCAGTTGGATTTGAACCAAGGAAAAAACATAtacctttttgcctcggttcagaaccgaggcaaaaatcCTACCCATTTtgtctcgcctgtatatgcctcggttgcggAACCGCTATGTATAAGTGAAAATAACTAATGTCATTTTTCTTTACTATACTAATGTGTAAATATTATTCTCCTAGAAATATGCATTTGAAAagtattgatttttaattataaaataactcaaaaattgtagaaaataattaaattaatttaacgatatatatagtaaaaattGTTGAGTATCCAAGCgtgagtccaagtcccacattggatagaaatgaggaagtagagcagtatataaagatgaaagacccattaactcattgccttaaaGTTTTGGGTAAAAAGTAGTGTCGATCCTTTACATAGTTAGttcagatgttattggtgtttgtgtaacccacatGGAACCTCCTCCTCAATAGACCCAATAGTGATATCAGAGCCGATGATTTGTCTTAGTGACAGACTCAGACAAGTATAATGATCCATATACCGAAAGTCGTGACCGGCTCAGACGAGTATAATGATCCCTATATCGAAAGTCTTCCTGGCAAAGGGTATCCAGGTAAGCAAGTTCCGTAAAGATATGACGGTTGGAAAGGGCTACTTGTGGTTGTGGTTAATTGGAATGCTTCCGCTGGAGAGggagtgtacctatgtggaagggacttacccttgagggggagatgttgggtatccaagtgtgagtccaagtcccacattggatagaaatgagaaagtagagcagtatataaagatgaaagatccattaactcattgccttaaggttttgggtaaagagtggcgTCGATCCATTATATAGTTGGTTCAAATATTATTGatgtttgtgtaacccacagagaacctcctcctcgataaactcaacaaaaatttcattcaaaatgagCTTTATGATCCATGAAAAACaccaaacatataaaaattaactttgtatATATACAGGGATACCAAAAATATTCGCGTATCTACCATTAAAATTTCCAAGAATACTTACTATCCGCGAATATTTATTACCTGTGAATAAtaagaaaagaatattttaatacctTTTTCTAAACGGGTTGAGTGCTGATAGTATATTATctgcaaaaaataataaaagataattaatttatatattttttaattaaatttaactaaaaataaaataaaattattaaatttaatttaatttaattaaaattaaattttaaattatattatattacaaatattttttgtaattttatttaaattttattttaaaaatgtataattttttttgtgagtATCTAAGTATTTTCTAAACGAAATACATGTGCAAGTAAAAAAGAGATTACGAGTTAGATTTCTATTTTATAAGTCAGATTGGGAATAGATACTATCCATATCCAACCTAATTAGTTGTCATCTTATATTgacaatattttgatataatatatatattatattttcatttggtATGAAGTACGTCAGCATAAtaccaaataaataattagtcaGTAAGGAAATGACAcgtatattatttgaaaatgttgtaaactgtgaaattatattttctttaaatttaaatcattatcacttgtaatttttcatttttaattacaatatgaatattttaatgtattaaaatattatttttttaatttatccaattagaaaaattaattaatcaattaaaaacttaaaaaatatttatataataaaatatatgtttaatatatatatatattaaaaaataaataaaaattagcaATATTGTTTGTTAAGCCGCTGCCTTGCCCATTAACAAACAAGATCAATATTTTCAACGTTCCGTTTTTTATGCATCAATTAACtcctctccctctctctctatATAGGTTTCTTTAGTTCATTGTATCAGATAACATCGTCATGGCTCCATCAGAGGACACCAATAACGTTGAAGCCATGCAACTTAAGCACGTTGAAGAAGAGCAAGATGGCCTCCTCTTTGCCCTGAACATGGTGTCTAGTATGGCGTTCCCTCTTTCGGTTAAGACAGCGAATGAGCTCGGTATCTTTGACATCATGGCAAAAGCAGGTGAAGGTGCCAAGCTCTCAGCAGAAGAGATTACAGAAAAAGTTGGCATAAAGAATCCACAAGCACCGACTATGGTGGATCGGATTCTGAGGCTGTTGGCAAGTCACTCCATGTTATCTTCATGTTTTGGTGAAGAGGGCCAAAATTCTGGCAAGAGGCTATATAGTCTCACCTATGCATCCAAGTACTTTGTTTCTGATGCTGATGGTGTCTCGTTCGGAGCTTCCTTGAACTTGATTCTTGGCAAGGTCTTCTTGGATAGCTGGTCAgtttttaattctattatataaataatgtgtTATAACTACATTTTCCtcataataattagttttaatcttttcattttcaagaTAGTGTGATTTATGCCTCGAATATATGTCTTATCTCAACATGAGTCTTATATATTCTTCATCCTCGAAATAGAATACAAAGATGAAAAAGACTGGgttcttaaattatatataacgATCGATGAGAATAACTTTGTAAGtaaaaaatcaatcattttaatTCGCATATATCATATCAATTTTTCTACgtctctaatattttatttcaggATTACAACAACTTCGTACCATTAGTTATATTAGAGTTTGATTTCTATTTGTTATCCATGTAGAAAAGTCATATCATTACTTTAAAACCATTGTTGATATATCTTTTGAGGcgagatatttttaaaataagtatttttttatgtacAGCAAATTTGTTgtaagataataatatataaggtGTTACATTATCATTATACTTATATTATgtactattattttaatgagTCTCCAACTGTGCGAATCACCTTACCAGCTATGCATTCAAAGACAAGATGTATCAACCAATTATTAATAGCCGTAAATTACATcgtttgaaataatatataccaacttatttttgtatttataaattattttgatacgTGCATTAACGCAATTGGTTATATACTAATATACAATGCTATGTGTTGTTTATTCTATAGAACATGTCAATATATAGATACTTAACTAAATAAACTTCTATTTAcgtttatttatttgaaaatttcacAAAAGAAATTAGGTTTCCTTCactatcattattttgttttgtatggAAATTTCAAATAGACaactttttgttttgaataggTAGCTAAAATCTTTTATTCTACACACTTCTAGTCCACGTCACATGTCATTATACTCCCAGTCTAAGGAAGACCGCGGAAAAATGCTAGTGGTGGtcgaatatttaaatttgacgTAAGACATGTGGCGTGGTTGTTTTTGACTTTGTTTCTGATAATGAATAATTTGAGTTCAATAATGCATAGGACTGAACTGAAAGGAGCCATCGCGGAAGGTGGCATAGCATTCGACAGGGTTTATGGGATGAACCCGTTTGAGTATCAAGCTGTGGATCCTACGTACAATGATGTTTTCAACAAAGCTATGTTCAACATTACCACCATAATCACAAACAGGGTTCTTGAGCTCTACGATGGTTTCAAGAACATTAACAGGCTTGTGGATGTTGGTGGTGGTCTTGGGATCAATCTAAAACTAATCACTTCTAAATATCCCAATGTTCAAGGTGTTAATTTTGACTTGCCACACGTCATACAACATGCCCCTACCTTCCCTGGTATATGTTCTATCCATCTAATGCATTTTCCATCATATTGTAATAAGAAAACTAAGACATGCAAAACGTTACTGTTTTTTATTACGTAGTTGAACTGTGAACtgtttaatcttattttaatgtTGCAGGTGTGGAACATGTAGCAGGAGATATGTTTGAGAGTGTTCCTAATGGAGACGCCATTTTTATGAAGGTGAATTCAAGATTTCCAGGAATCtgattattttatttccaaGAATTTCAAtctcttccaaaaaaaaaatgtcccACTTGTTAGTATTTTAAGAAATGAACACTGTGGTAATGGGACTTTAAGAAACGTGCAAATATTAGTCAAAAGAAAACTATGTACAGCTACCAACATGGTtgtgaaaaacaataaaagtacACCTACCAACATATGACAGTGGAAAGATATTATTGTTGGAGTGTTGAATATATTCTaagtagttttatttttaaggtataaaagtaaataaattaattgaaagatAAAGTAAAAGAGATTGTAAGTAGATGAATTGGTTTAACGTGTGTACTGTATTTTCAGTGGATACTTCATGATTGGGGTGATGAAGAGTGTTTGAAGTTGCTGAAGAACTGCTACAAAGCTATTCCCAGTGATGGAAAAGTGATTGTTGTGGATTTGATTGTTCCTGCTTTGCCGGATAGTACAGTTATTGCGAGGAATGGTTTTCAAGCTGACCTATTGATGATGGCTCAAAATCCAGGAGGGAAAGAGAGAACCCAAAATGAGTTCATGGAATTGGCATTATCTTCTGGATTCAGTGGCATCAGATTCGTCTGCTTTGTCTCTGGCTTCTGGATTATGGAGTTTTTCAAGTAGAAAACATCTTTTACCCACTGTGTCTTCAAATTTTCTTCTATCATTATGTCTTGTtgcaatttttaaataatatcatgGTTGTACTCTATTTCCCACATAATTATACCGTACTCTATTTTGTGACTTTTCCTCGATTTAGATAATTAGAATGAAATCTTTTAAGGAGATTAATTTACGGagacaacattaaaaaaaactagtctaacttctataaaaaaattgatatcttTCCCGatgtaaaattttaagttatgaatttcttttttaataatgtatctCTATCTATGAGattttgaaaatacttttaCAGCTTTGTcgcttaaatttaaatatatagttttttctataataaatatcttaatttttacaacaattttaggtttaatgtctcggtagatTCCTATTTTTGGCGTAAATCTTAAATAGGTCCCTtttttttcggcgtctcaattgggtctttttttttgtaaaattgaagtAATTAgaggtctgccgtcaaattggacaaacggccgtttaagtTTGTATTACGTGGCATGATCagtgtattattttaaatgatgtggcaATTTATACATGATTAACgtgtattttgtaatttttaaattaaaaaattgagggcaaattgggaaaaagaaattaaagacaGTCACTTTCTCTCTGACACGAAATTAGGGTTATGAGAGGTTGTTGCAGAAGAGCGGGATGAAGGAGGTGTGCTTGAAGGCGAGGAGGGTGAGGTAGAAGGTCTTGAGGAGCGCATGGGAGGGCTCGGTGGTGTCCTGGAAGGCGCAGACGCGATAGCCGTCGGTGaaggagagaaagaatagaaagaTGAATGGTGAAGCGGTAAGGTTCGAAAAATCCACTGATGCTTATGGTTTCGGCCGAGAGTGTTGGGTTTAGagttttgatttatttgagATTTGGCGCTAACATGTGTGGCTGAAATCCTCGGATGTTACGCTGTTGAATTTGGAGTGCTTGAGCTTTGTGGAAATTGGAGGTAGTAATTAGTTGCATTTGAGGGAAAGGGGTCAGCTTTTTTTGTTGATCCCTGTGTTCGTTTCTGGGACAGTGTTGGATGAATTGAAGTTAGGATTGCCTTGTTATGGAAAAGCTGTGGAACAGGGGCAAATCTTGGTGCTAGAAAAGGCCATGTTGTGAATTTGTTTTGGGTCATTTTTCATAGGTCGTAATGAAGGTTCTATCCAATGGTTGTCTTTCTATTATTTCTCTGCTTGTCTTTTCCTATTTCATGATTCATTAGTTGAATGATTCCAAgagctaatttttttttacagagGCAACATCCAAAACGGTAATGAAACTCATGGGGATTCCAGGGCTTACTTTGTATCATCTAAAGAGCCATCTTCAAGTAAAAATCATTAGTTTTCTGATTGgggtttttttggtttttgatttgGGAATTTTCGTAGCGGTGAAAATGTTGGGCAAACTCATGATTGGGTTCCTGCAATTTGTAGTTCTATCTACGGTGGCTGCCATGGAAGTGTGATTTGGTTATTGGAGAAGATGAAAGATGGCATTCCAGGAGCAAAAAAGCGTGATTTAATTATTCCGACTTTGCCCTTCAGAAAAGTTGATTACACCTCTATgcattcaaattttttaatacaaaattcgTTGGTAATGCCACATGTGATTAATGTATACTCTGACCATGTCACGTAACCAACACTTAAACGGTCGTTAGTCCAATTTGATGGCAGGCCTttaattgcttcaattttaaaaaaaaaggacctaattgagacgccgaaaagaaatGGGACCTATGTGAGATTCCAGACCAAAATAGGGatctaccgagacattaaaccaacAATTTTATTAGAAAGGATTAATTcgtaatttgataattttatttggatttttatttattttattgtcttatattttttttaaaattaaatcaatttagtttaattctgtcttaatatttgttaattagaattaatttgatttttttcattaaatttctaTTAACATTATTGAAAAATGctatttatcaaaatttgattcCTCTTGTATATTGAGA harbors:
- the LOC108346436 gene encoding anthranilate N-methyltransferase — translated: MAPSEDTNNVEAMQLKHVEEEQDGLLFALNMVSSMAFPLSVKTANELGIFDIMAKAGEGAKLSAEEITEKVGIKNPQAPTMVDRILRLLASHSMLSSCFGEEGQNSGKRLYSLTYASKYFVSDADGVSFGASLNLILGKVFLDSWTELKGAIAEGGIAFDRVYGMNPFEYQAVDPTYNDVFNKAMFNITTIITNRVLELYDGFKNINRLVDVGGGLGINLKLITSKYPNVQGVNFDLPHVIQHAPTFPGVEHVAGDMFESVPNGDAIFMKWILHDWGDEECLKLLKNCYKAIPSDGKVIVVDLIVPALPDSTVIARNGFQADLLMMAQNPGGKERTQNEFMELALSSGFSGIRFVCFVSGFWIMEFFK